In Haloplanus vescus, a single genomic region encodes these proteins:
- a CDS encoding heavy-metal-associated domain-containing protein encodes MTTTIIVEGMTCGHCEQTVEEALEEVSGVTDVTVDRESEQASVDGEANVTALVEAVEDAGYTAYA; translated from the coding sequence ATGACGACGACGATCATCGTGGAAGGCATGACGTGCGGTCACTGTGAGCAGACGGTCGAAGAGGCCCTCGAAGAGGTATCCGGCGTGACTGACGTGACCGTCGACAGGGAGAGCGAACAGGCGAGCGTCGATGGTGAGGCAAATGTCACAGCTCTCGTGGAGGCCGTCGAAGACGCCGGGTACACCGCTTACGCCTGA